DNA from Prevotella melaninogenica:
TCTTTGGAAAGATGACCATGTATCCTTCTTATATCCGTCGTGGTAGGGATATGATTCTTTACTTTTTGAAAAAGTATTTTGATGATAAGGATGACCTTATTATACCGATTAAACCGTTAAAAATTGACACTCCAACCACTGAATTGGATGCTCTTTTCCAAGGAAATGGTTTTAAGGAAGACTATAGAATATTAAATAGAGAGATACGTGAGTTGGGATATAACATCCCTCCTTTAGTGAATGCTTATATGAATCTTTCTCCAACGATGAAACTCTTCGGTACAGCTATCAACTATGGCTTTGGTGATGTAGAGGAGACAGGCATCCTTATTGCGGTTGATGAGATTTTTGAAGAGAAGCGTGTTCGTCATATTGAGAGCTTTGTAGATGAGCATCCAGAGGCACTCAAGTTCACAAGCGGTGCTAATAATGTTATCTACAAGGAGAAAGAACAGCAGTAATACGTTTATTAGAACGATAAAAGAAAGGCAGGTAATCCGTTGATGTTTGGATTACCTGCCTTTCTTTTGTTACATTCTTCGCCCCTTATAGTATTAAGTAAAGATGTGAAGAAAGTGTTAATTGTCGATGAAATCGCATTCTTTTATCTAATAAAGAGCAGTTCGCGATACTTAGGAAGTGTCCAAAGTTCATCGCTGACCACTAACTCTAATTTATCAATTTGATATCGGATGGCTTCCATCTTTGGTGCGATAGTGTCATGATAAGCGATTGCTTTTTCGCGTTGACTTTCTATTTTGTTGGCTTGTTTACGTGCATTGACAAGTTCTTCAACACCCGTCTCGATGATATTAGTGCGTTCAGCAATCTCACGTATAATCTTTATATTACGCTCACTGAGCTGTTTTCCCTCTACATCTCCGAAGATATTGACCATATTCTGCACATTCTTCGCCAGTTGACTCTGGTAATGTGTTGCCACAGGGATGATATGGTTCATCGCCAAATCGCCCATTACACGTGCTTCAATTTGTATCTTCTTGGTGTATGTCTCCCATTTTACCTCGTTACGTGCCTCCAACTCATTACGCTTCATCACGTTCATTGACTCGAACATCTTGATAGAATCTTCGTCAAGGTAGCGGTCGAAGCACTTAGGACAACTTGATTCGCAATCGAGTCCACGCTTCTTGGCTTCTTCCTTCCAGCTATCAGAATATCCATTTCCATCGAAGTGAATAGGCTTACAGGTCTTGATATCTTCACGAATGATATCGATGATTGCTGATGTCAGGTCTTCTCCTTTCGCAACCAGAGCTTCAACGCGCTCACTGAAACGTTCTAAAGCTTCTGCTACAGCAGTGTTCAGTACAATCATTGCAGATGCACAGTTAGCCTCAGAACCTACTGCACGGAACTCAAAGCGGTTACCTGTAAAGGCAAAAGGAGATGTGCGGTTACGGTCGGTGTTATCGATAAGTAACTCTGGAATCTCTGGAATGTCCATCTGTAAACCAGTCTTTCCAGTAAGGCTAAAGATGTTTTCCTTGTCAGCCTTTTCTATATGCTCAAGGAGATCACTAATCTGTTTTCCGAGGAATGAGGAGATAATAGCAGGTGGTGCTTCGTTAGCTCCAAGACGATGATCGTTGGTTGCACTCATTACTGATGCTTTCAGAAGACCATTGTGCTTATAGACAGCCATCAAGGTTTCTACGATGAAGACTACAAAACGAAGGTTATCGTTAAGTGTCTTACCTGCTGCATGGAGGAGAATACCAGTGTCAGTGTTTAGGCTCCAGTTGTTATGCTTACCAGAACCATTGACTCCATCGAAAGGCTTCTCATGTAGAAGAACGCGGAAACTATGCTTGTGTGCAACCTTCTTCATGAGTGACATCAATAGCATGTTATGGTCTACAGCAAGGTTACATTCCTCAAAGATAGGGGCCAACTCAAACTGACCCGGGGCAACCTCATTGTGACGTGTCTTGCAAGGAATACCCAATTCGAGTGCTTGTATCTCAAGATCCTTCATGAAAGCTTGTACACGCTCAGGGATTGTACCGAAGTAATGGTCGTCCATTTGCTGGTTCTTTGCAGAGTCATGCCCCATCAGCGTACGGCCTGTAAGCATAAGGTCAGGGCGAGCAAAGTATAAGTCTTCATCTACAAGGAAGTATTCTTGTTCCCATCCAAGGTTAGTGTGAACCTGCTTTACGTCTTGATAAAAATATTGGCAAACCTTAGTTGCTGCAACATTAACAGCATGGAGTGATTTTAATAATGGTGCTTTGTAGTCGAGTGCTTCTCCAGTATAAGATATAAATATTGTAGGAATACAAAGTGTGTCTTCGATGATGAATACAGGACTGGTTGGGTCCCAGGCTGAATAGCCACGTGCTTCAAAGGTATTGCGGATTCCTCCATTAGGGAAAGAACTGGCGTCAGGTTCCTGTTGAACGAGTAGTTTTCCTGAGAATTCTTCAATCATTCCTCCTTTGCCATCATGCTCGACAAAGGCATCGTGTTTCTCAGCTGTACCTTCTGTTAGCGGTTGGAACCAGTGGGTGTAGTGAGTTGCTCTATGTTCCTCTGCCCATTTCTTCATGCCTTGCGCTACTGCATCTGCGATGGAACGGTCTAATCGTGAACCATTGTCAATGAC
Protein-coding regions in this window:
- a CDS encoding glutamine synthetase III family protein, which codes for MANLRFGAVEEAFKKRPLEVKTPTERPEQFYGKYVFNRARMYKYLPVDVYQKLIDVIDNGSRLDRSIADAVAQGMKKWAEEHRATHYTHWFQPLTEGTAEKHDAFVEHDGKGGMIEEFSGKLLVQQEPDASSFPNGGIRNTFEARGYSAWDPTSPVFIIEDTLCIPTIFISYTGEALDYKAPLLKSLHAVNVAATKVCQYFYQDVKQVHTNLGWEQEYFLVDEDLYFARPDLMLTGRTLMGHDSAKNQQMDDHYFGTIPERVQAFMKDLEIQALELGIPCKTRHNEVAPGQFELAPIFEECNLAVDHNMLLMSLMKKVAHKHSFRVLLHEKPFDGVNGSGKHNNWSLNTDTGILLHAAGKTLNDNLRFVVFIVETLMAVYKHNGLLKASVMSATNDHRLGANEAPPAIISSFLGKQISDLLEHIEKADKENIFSLTGKTGLQMDIPEIPELLIDNTDRNRTSPFAFTGNRFEFRAVGSEANCASAMIVLNTAVAEALERFSERVEALVAKGEDLTSAIIDIIREDIKTCKPIHFDGNGYSDSWKEEAKKRGLDCESSCPKCFDRYLDEDSIKMFESMNVMKRNELEARNEVKWETYTKKIQIEARVMGDLAMNHIIPVATHYQSQLAKNVQNMVNIFGDVEGKQLSERNIKIIREIAERTNIIETGVEELVNARKQANKIESQREKAIAYHDTIAPKMEAIRYQIDKLELVVSDELWTLPKYRELLFIR